A single region of the Armatimonadota bacterium genome encodes:
- a CDS encoding DevR family CRISPR-associated autoregulator, with product MISSLSLCARVKLNLHNLNNEGTEGNQQQTRMVHILDDAGRKHVVNAISGDMFKHIMVEHLTPLLIAAKQNVCPNAAALHPDRILLDENFRKQAGAKDAKEIQDLMISNCAVTDIAGTLYAEKAVARKSIVEFGWVVGIPEYTSTEQYFHVKYDPSRGSGTGTESVAGTQAIFHRPASSGIYALVAHLELSRIGRNDISRKDVIPEADKKARMRAAIQALGCTLSAPKGAQRNTQFPHVIGAEGIIAISTTSVPAPTISPLNNGYREEIEKIAEKLSELSGVSIEIRKFDSLSGALEILNEINKGIE from the coding sequence ATGATTAGTTCACTTTCACTTTGCGCAAGAGTCAAACTAAACCTGCATAATCTTAACAACGAAGGAACTGAGGGTAATCAACAGCAGACTCGAATGGTTCACATTTTGGACGACGCTGGCAGAAAGCATGTGGTTAATGCTATCAGCGGCGATATGTTCAAACACATCATGGTTGAGCATCTGACGCCACTTCTTATCGCTGCTAAGCAGAATGTATGCCCAAATGCTGCTGCTCTTCATCCTGATAGGATACTATTGGATGAAAATTTCAGAAAACAAGCTGGGGCAAAGGATGCAAAAGAGATTCAAGACCTTATGATTTCTAACTGCGCAGTAACAGATATAGCTGGAACGCTCTACGCAGAGAAAGCTGTTGCGAGGAAAAGCATTGTTGAATTCGGTTGGGTAGTTGGAATACCCGAATACACCAGCACAGAGCAGTATTTCCATGTTAAGTATGACCCTTCGCGTGGGTCAGGCACCGGCACTGAGTCGGTTGCGGGCACGCAAGCCATTTTCCATCGTCCTGCTTCCTCAGGCATTTATGCATTGGTAGCGCATCTGGAACTATCTAGGATTGGACGGAACGATATTTCTCGTAAAGACGTCATCCCTGAGGCTGATAAAAAGGCACGCATGCGTGCAGCAATTCAAGCGCTTGGATGTACCCTAAGCGCTCCAAAAGGTGCACAGAGAAATACACAGTTTCCACATGTGATTGGAGCAGAGGGAATTATTGCTATATCTACTACATCCGTACCTGCTCCTACAATCAGTCCGTTGAATAACGGCTACCGAGAAGAGATTGAAAAAATCGCCGAAAAATTAAGCGAGTTATCAGGGGTTTCTATAGAGATTCGTAAATTCGATTCACTATCAGGAGCCCTAGAAATTCTGAATGAAATAAATAAGGGGATTGAGTGA
- the cas3 gene encoding CRISPR-associated helicase Cas3' translates to MDYKVENINRCLRNLEGAEDISAYDYQVEVARHLFDGKNVLLRVPTGCGKTWSAVIPFLISNGWENPPHRLIYVLPVRTLIDSIAALLREKLPKLDGWQATDVTVQTGVTSEDPFLDRGRIIVTTFDQVLSGLLGRPYSLGPSLHNVNSAALHGCLVVFDEFHLMPPGKAFMTAIACCRMLKGLCQSVWMTATATEPLCEMIIEKLEAVNVELSERDKQRIPALLVKKTVKLHDRPISVDEIMACSGKRLVVVNQVKRAQSLYLNLAEKVSKSTPLICLHSRFLECDRDVQRQRILEIMGKHSPSQDAIVIATQVVEVGLDISADYLMTELAPANSIVQRAGRCARYGGDGEVNVYQLPEEERNWLPYGTPSCCDNTLSGTHKALGEIESLSFESSLSLVDCVHKIQDKQALAMGLDERLRELGNEIIKHNFCKINEGIGHYIRDADLSVNMIIERNDNFHPSERQGVRVSLDTLRSFVRRFPHSGLKVWTYDDEGNGFWKKVEQGTEAVGFHFLVSPELANYSPEWGLILGEPGNHISPYASPPERPGYAPPGRELWADHAKRVAEYIEKRPPFKGGFGDTNGLLVHGLRNCYEIEAGVLKEAVDFAAKAHDLGKLQEGWQSWANEIECSCDPMYKPQGALAHTSGSGVAKTTKPRHALQSAYIAYQLLCSLHEDWPEELCLAVITAIASHHGGWVYPDPKIQNLCGSAQNAIKAVFGDVNVNFKRSDFTEFVRALNKSATDANRIRCQWPLTSFIIRMLRLSDREATAEGGSNE, encoded by the coding sequence ATGGATTACAAAGTAGAAAATATCAATAGATGTCTTCGTAACCTTGAAGGGGCTGAAGATATTTCGGCATATGATTATCAGGTCGAAGTAGCAAGGCATTTGTTTGACGGAAAGAATGTCCTCCTCAGGGTGCCAACAGGATGCGGGAAAACGTGGAGCGCCGTTATCCCATTTCTAATATCGAATGGATGGGAAAACCCTCCCCATCGGCTTATCTACGTTCTGCCTGTTAGAACACTGATTGACAGCATTGCTGCTTTACTGCGCGAAAAACTACCAAAATTAGATGGTTGGCAAGCCACGGATGTGACAGTTCAGACGGGAGTTACTTCGGAAGATCCTTTTCTTGACAGGGGTCGAATAATTGTAACGACTTTTGATCAGGTATTAAGCGGTTTGCTTGGGCGTCCATACTCACTTGGACCGTCTCTTCATAACGTTAATTCAGCGGCACTGCACGGCTGTCTTGTGGTATTCGATGAGTTTCATCTAATGCCCCCAGGAAAAGCGTTCATGACAGCGATTGCTTGCTGTAGAATGTTGAAAGGTCTTTGTCAAAGTGTTTGGATGACGGCTACAGCAACTGAGCCGCTGTGTGAAATGATAATCGAAAAACTTGAAGCAGTTAATGTGGAGCTAAGCGAAAGAGACAAACAGCGAATACCCGCACTTTTAGTGAAAAAAACCGTTAAACTTCATGACCGACCCATTTCGGTAGACGAAATAATGGCATGTAGTGGAAAACGTCTTGTGGTTGTCAATCAAGTTAAGCGTGCTCAGTCGCTTTACCTTAATTTAGCTGAAAAAGTAAGCAAAAGCACACCTTTAATCTGTTTGCATTCTCGTTTTTTGGAATGCGACCGCGATGTTCAAAGGCAGCGAATTCTAGAAATAATGGGTAAGCACTCTCCTTCCCAGGATGCTATTGTTATTGCAACTCAGGTTGTGGAAGTAGGACTTGATATATCTGCTGATTATTTGATGACAGAGCTAGCGCCTGCGAACTCTATTGTACAGCGTGCTGGTCGCTGTGCCAGATACGGTGGGGATGGTGAGGTGAATGTATACCAACTGCCAGAGGAGGAGAGAAACTGGTTGCCCTATGGAACCCCAAGTTGTTGTGACAATACACTAAGCGGTACGCATAAAGCCTTAGGCGAGATAGAGAGTTTAAGTTTTGAGAGTTCGCTTAGTCTTGTCGATTGTGTCCATAAAATTCAGGATAAGCAGGCTCTTGCTATGGGTTTAGATGAAAGATTACGTGAATTAGGAAATGAGATAATCAAACACAATTTTTGCAAAATTAACGAAGGAATCGGTCATTACATTCGGGATGCTGACCTTTCGGTTAATATGATTATCGAACGCAATGACAACTTTCATCCCTCAGAACGCCAGGGGGTCCGCGTTAGTCTTGATACTCTGCGCTCGTTTGTTCGGAGGTTTCCCCATTCAGGATTGAAAGTATGGACGTATGATGATGAAGGTAACGGTTTTTGGAAGAAGGTGGAGCAAGGTACGGAAGCTGTTGGATTTCATTTTCTTGTTTCGCCAGAATTAGCAAATTATAGCCCAGAATGGGGACTGATTTTGGGAGAGCCTGGTAATCATATTAGCCCTTATGCTTCGCCCCCAGAGCGTCCTGGATATGCTCCACCTGGGAGGGAACTATGGGCTGACCATGCTAAGCGAGTTGCTGAGTACATTGAAAAAAGACCACCATTTAAAGGAGGTTTTGGAGATACGAATGGTCTGCTTGTCCATGGATTAAGAAATTGCTATGAAATAGAGGCTGGAGTACTAAAGGAAGCAGTAGACTTTGCGGCTAAAGCGCATGACCTAGGCAAACTTCAAGAAGGCTGGCAGTCTTGGGCAAATGAAATAGAGTGCTCTTGTGATCCTATGTATAAACCGCAAGGCGCTTTAGCCCATACATCGGGTTCTGGTGTTGCTAAAACAACCAAGCCGCGACATGCACTGCAAAGCGCGTACATAGCTTATCAGTTACTTTGTTCATTGCACGAGGATTGGCCAGAAGAACTTTGCCTCGCTGTAATAACCGCAATTGCTTCACACCACGGCGGCTGGGTTTACCCAGATCCAAAAATCCAGAATCTTTGTGGAAGTGCCCAAAATGCAATCAAAGCTGTTTTTGGCGATGTGAACGTGAACTTTAAGCGGTCGGACTTTACAGAATTCGTCAGAGCATTAAATAAAAGCGCCACTGATGCCAATCGGATTCGATGCCAATGGCCTCTCACTAGCTTTATCATCAGAATGCTTCGGCTAAGCGATCGGGAAGCCACCGCAGAAGGAGGTTCTAATGAGTAA
- the cas6 gene encoding CRISPR system precrRNA processing endoribonuclease RAMP protein Cas6, with product MLSKFLLSSYEIELICAGPLFLPPFKGSTLRGALTMQFKRLVCYQPKVKSCEGCELESKCAYAYIFETPATPEQKGTVGYSKFPRPFVIEPPLENKQEYEEGELLLMRLILFGNAIEYLPYFVVTLRELGAEGIGKGRAPFTLGKIYAVNDLTASREVVYDPADSVVRSTTVRLNYADMVKYAERLPKDNLKIRFLTCTRLIYNHKPAFRPEFHILMRNLLRRISLLSAGHCGEWPQLDYAGIHERAEKVKIASGNLDQIYWEHVSNRQGRRIPHEGIVGDVTYEGEMEEFLPYLVLGMFTHVGDSPVFGMGKYEIIV from the coding sequence GTGCTTTCAAAATTTCTTTTGAGCTCATACGAGATTGAGCTGATTTGTGCAGGTCCTCTATTCCTCCCGCCGTTCAAAGGCAGTACCCTCCGCGGCGCACTCACCATGCAGTTCAAGCGGCTGGTGTGCTATCAACCGAAGGTGAAGTCCTGCGAAGGCTGTGAGCTGGAATCAAAATGCGCATACGCCTACATATTCGAAACCCCCGCGACTCCAGAGCAGAAAGGCACCGTCGGATATAGCAAATTCCCTCGCCCCTTCGTCATCGAGCCACCCCTGGAAAACAAGCAGGAATACGAAGAAGGGGAACTCCTGCTAATGCGGCTTATCCTTTTCGGCAACGCAATAGAATATCTGCCGTACTTCGTAGTAACCCTTCGAGAACTCGGAGCGGAAGGCATTGGAAAAGGGAGAGCGCCTTTTACGTTAGGGAAAATTTACGCGGTTAATGATTTAACTGCCAGCCGCGAAGTCGTCTACGACCCCGCCGACTCAGTTGTCCGCTCCACTACCGTCAGATTGAATTACGCCGACATGGTCAAATATGCCGAGCGACTGCCAAAAGATAACCTGAAAATTCGGTTCCTAACCTGCACACGATTAATATACAACCATAAGCCCGCATTTCGGCCTGAGTTCCACATCCTTATGCGAAACCTTCTCCGCCGAATATCGCTTCTCTCGGCGGGCCACTGCGGCGAATGGCCCCAGCTTGACTACGCAGGCATTCACGAGCGCGCAGAAAAGGTGAAAATCGCCAGTGGGAATCTCGACCAAATATATTGGGAGCATGTATCGAACCGCCAGGGACGGCGAATACCCCACGAAGGCATCGTTGGCGACGTAACTTATGAAGGAGAGATGGAGGAGTTTCTTCCATACCTCGTCTTGGGCATGTTCACCCACGTCGGCGACTCTCCAGTATTCGGCATGGGGAAATATGAAATCATAGTGTAA
- a CDS encoding ATP-binding protein encodes MTKKIKWRFVLTYLVVTFLAIFSLGLTLSYFVERQFIAEVEAALHGHGTLVKDVLEPKIRQSKSTDRANLDRVCERLAADIRASVTVYDNQGRVIGSSGTGFHAPGVEDLANSIKGLQEGFGCRICHSEAREVKGAVVVVPLKANGKPAGKVVLQASLYEARRAAGRMHRIILVTLAITSAVAVAISMRLASSIADPISKMNEMARTMAAGDLSQRVPVMSKDEIGELAASLNLMADRLCENIEQVAEQKKRMETILRTMADGIVVTDKRGRIILFNPASERILGIKSEKVVGEQIEALSMIPDAVEMIHGTVKSRRTLRKELKIHAPVERIVNAYSAPVSDEGGQIIGVVLGLHDVTEIRMLAEVRKDFVANVSHELRTPVAAIRAIVGALQSGAKEDPEVLERFVNSLDSETERLSLLLADLLNISELESGKRKPQRSNVLVRELVEQAVENLSEKALQYEVSVKINVPHEMQMYVDKRQMHQVLINLIDNAIKYTPEKGSVEISASETNEDWILSVSDTGVGIPPAHIDRIFERFYRVDKARSRQLGGTGLGLSIVQDIVQAHGGRISVESTVGVGSTFTIAIPKMEPENLA; translated from the coding sequence ATGACAAAGAAGATTAAATGGCGCTTTGTCTTAACCTACCTCGTTGTTACTTTCTTGGCTATTTTTAGCCTTGGCCTCACGCTTTCGTACTTTGTCGAACGCCAATTCATTGCCGAAGTCGAAGCCGCACTCCATGGGCACGGAACACTCGTTAAAGATGTGCTCGAGCCAAAAATACGCCAATCCAAATCAACCGATAGAGCCAATCTTGATAGGGTTTGCGAACGCCTTGCCGCCGATATTCGCGCAAGTGTTACCGTGTACGACAACCAAGGCCGCGTTATTGGAAGCAGTGGAACCGGCTTCCACGCACCCGGCGTCGAGGATTTAGCAAACTCTATAAAAGGACTGCAAGAAGGTTTTGGCTGTAGGATTTGCCACAGCGAAGCCCGCGAAGTCAAAGGCGCTGTTGTCGTCGTCCCACTAAAGGCAAATGGAAAACCAGCCGGAAAGGTTGTGCTCCAAGCCTCTCTATACGAAGCACGCCGCGCCGCCGGCAGAATGCACCGCATTATACTAGTAACGCTAGCCATAACAAGCGCAGTAGCAGTCGCAATTAGCATGCGACTTGCCTCTAGCATTGCCGACCCAATCAGCAAAATGAATGAGATGGCTAGAACAATGGCGGCTGGAGACCTTAGCCAGCGAGTGCCTGTGATGTCGAAAGATGAAATAGGCGAGCTTGCCGCTAGCCTTAACTTGATGGCTGACCGCCTTTGCGAGAATATCGAACAAGTAGCCGAACAGAAAAAAAGAATGGAAACCATCCTTCGAACAATGGCGGATGGCATAGTAGTAACCGACAAGCGCGGACGAATTATTCTGTTTAATCCTGCTTCCGAACGAATTTTAGGCATTAAATCAGAAAAGGTTGTAGGGGAACAAATCGAAGCGCTTAGCATGATTCCCGATGCCGTCGAAATGATTCACGGGACCGTAAAATCACGCCGCACGCTCAGAAAGGAATTAAAGATTCACGCTCCGGTAGAGCGAATTGTAAATGCTTACTCAGCGCCAGTAAGCGATGAAGGCGGCCAAATAATAGGAGTAGTGCTGGGTCTCCACGATGTTACCGAGATTCGCATGTTGGCAGAAGTCCGAAAGGACTTCGTGGCAAACGTTAGCCACGAACTACGAACGCCTGTCGCCGCAATTCGCGCAATTGTCGGCGCTCTGCAGTCCGGCGCCAAGGAAGACCCAGAGGTTCTGGAGCGTTTCGTAAACAGTCTCGATTCGGAAACAGAGCGACTCTCTCTTCTCCTTGCCGATTTGCTTAATATCTCAGAGCTTGAGTCAGGCAAACGCAAGCCACAGCGTTCAAACGTTTTGGTGCGGGAGTTGGTCGAGCAGGCAGTTGAGAACCTTTCAGAGAAGGCGCTCCAATACGAAGTCAGCGTTAAAATAAACGTTCCGCATGAAATGCAGATGTATGTGGACAAACGCCAAATGCATCAGGTGCTTATAAACCTTATAGACAATGCGATTAAGTATACGCCTGAGAAAGGCTCCGTCGAAATATCGGCATCCGAAACCAACGAAGACTGGATATTGAGCGTAAGCGATACGGGCGTCGGCATACCCCCTGCGCATATTGACCGCATATTCGAAAGATTCTACCGCGTGGACAAAGCAAGGTCGCGACAGCTTGGCGGCACAGGCTTAGGCTTGTCAATTGTGCAGGATATCGTCCAAGCACACGGCGGCAGGATATCCGTTGAAAGCACTGTCGGCGTTGGAAGCACCTTCACAATTGCTATCCCGAAAATGGAGCCTGAAAACTTGGCTTGA